A genomic region of Miscanthus floridulus cultivar M001 chromosome 3, ASM1932011v1, whole genome shotgun sequence contains the following coding sequences:
- the LOC136542984 gene encoding uncharacterized protein: protein MANHEYFSYVNCSAIDIVYKINLRLTSVRVTLTERRRCEGGLRIEQSPSWRQERGCCFLATMDNTPFLLDRREDEESAALVSIAEAAAMGARNAVLEKVHLAEEAAVAGMEVGAGAGEVPPMVAGLLPLSRAVQKERSKQCMLPFVSCHLRHANWCLALTSYKSRLQPRQELLQTRTLWPPLQVLGPGQPATTWSAPYQEDPRSINGLPGFPLGASLALAAGVYPRFTSSSDTVVSVLYGGLVLLIFMLMVGIVAVPFRSMSPETVSRHVTFASFTTLIVLLTVVLCTLLSGEGFIVSVGVLGGLASLSLIYLWLRSNRYYRTG from the exons atggcgaaccatgaatacttctcgtacGTGAATTGCTCCGCTATCGACATCG tttataaaataaatctacgtctcacta GCGTACGGGTCACGCTAACTGAGCGAAGACGGTGCGAAGGCGGACTTCGGATCGAGCAGAGTCCGAGTTGGAGACAGGAGCGAG GGTGCTGCTTTCTGGCGACGATGGACAATACCCCCTTCCTTCTTGACCGCCGCGAGGACGAGGAGAGTGCAGCTCTTGTCTCCATCGCAGAGGCGGCTGCAATGGGCGCACGAAATGCAGTGTTAGAAAAGGTGCACCTGGCGGAAGAGGCGGCAGTGGCAGGGATGGAGGTTGGGGCAGGAGCAGGTGAAGTACCTCCCATGGTCGCTGGTCTACTTCCTCTTTCCCGTGCCGTGCAGAAGGAGCGCTCAAAGCAGTGCATGTTGCCGTTTGTCTCATGCCACCTGCGGCACGCAAACTGGTGTCTAGCGCTGACCTCCTACAAGTCCAGGCTGCAGCCGCGACAGGAGCTGCTGCAG ACAAGAACTTTGTGGCCGCCGCTGCAGGTTCTGGGGCCTGGGCAGCCTGCTACCACATGGTCCGCGCCGTACCAAGAAGATCCGCG GTCAATCAATGGGCTGCCCGGCTTCCCCCTAGGCGCATCACTGGCTCTTGCAGCGGGGGTATATCCGCGTTTTACCTCTTCGAGTGACACAGTTGTTTCGGTTCTTTACGGCGGTCTCGTTCTTCTGATCTTTATGCTTATGGTTGGGATTGTTGCGGTTCCGTTTAGGTCTATGAGCCCAGAAACAGTGAGTCGGCATGTGACATTTGCCTCATTTACTACTCTTATTGTACTTTTGACTGTTGTTTTGTGCACCCTGTTATCAGGGGAGGGGTTCATTGTATCAGTAGGTGTGTTAGGTGGTTTAGCTTCTCTTAGTTTGATCTACTTGTGGTTGCGCAGCAACCGGTACTACCGTACGGGTTGA